Proteins encoded by one window of Halomonas sp. Bachu 37:
- a CDS encoding putative bifunctional diguanylate cyclase/phosphodiesterase, translated as MNSQFPSSLDLAHSRPSDKTSLALSSKNQAPKNQAPKSQMVAATVFRYANEAIIITDAENRVMDINPAFSELTGYALEDMAGHPLESFSILPLDDSNSVRLRQEELRLRDRSKGQVSYRNREGKIYPAMMSINRVRDTQGEVSHHVIILADLSAIPAHARHLNREVFFDSLTGLPNLQLLTQLIQESMQHAQDSGTPLAICSLDIDFFKNVNDRLGPAMGDVLLSTFSQRISHLLFGDDVLARVGGDEFVLLLHNGVENAFFEKLLQEIRKPLLVNGQFVNLTASIGVTLYPDDNAEGDVLLRHANQAMYRAKQRGRNTYHFFDPSHDRQLQVRFEQRQRFLEAIRNDELRLFYQPQVDMGSGRVVGVEALIRWQHPEEGLLSPAQFLPTIEATPLEVDLGEWVLEHAMRQLENWQERGIMLPVSVNISPAHLLIEDFSDRIARLLERHPKVLPAMLKLEVLETAAMHDIQAALATMARCQQLGVNFAIDDFGTGFSSLTHLRQLPVDLIKIDQSFVRDMLSDRDDMAIVESVIYMANRFQRPMLAEGVETLDHAKALMGLGCRLAQGYGIARPMSADLLPEWLQRWPKRSDWRALAREEVDSLT; from the coding sequence GTGAATAGCCAATTCCCCAGCAGTCTTGACCTGGCTCATTCCCGGCCATCCGATAAAACGTCCTTGGCGCTATCTTCCAAGAACCAGGCTCCCAAGAACCAGGCTCCCAAGAGCCAAATGGTGGCGGCCACTGTTTTCCGCTATGCCAACGAGGCGATCATCATCACCGACGCGGAAAACCGGGTGATGGATATCAACCCCGCCTTCAGCGAGCTGACCGGTTATGCGCTCGAGGACATGGCCGGCCACCCACTGGAGTCGTTCAGTATCCTGCCGTTGGACGACAGCAACTCGGTCAGACTGCGCCAGGAAGAACTTCGACTGCGCGATCGCAGCAAGGGCCAGGTCAGCTACCGAAATCGCGAGGGCAAGATCTATCCCGCCATGATGTCGATCAACCGGGTGCGCGATACCCAGGGAGAGGTGAGCCATCATGTCATCATCCTGGCGGACCTTTCCGCCATCCCCGCTCACGCTCGCCACCTGAACCGGGAGGTCTTCTTCGACTCCTTGACCGGCCTGCCCAACCTGCAGCTGCTCACCCAGCTGATTCAGGAGTCCATGCAGCACGCCCAGGACAGCGGAACGCCTCTGGCGATATGTTCACTGGATATCGACTTCTTCAAGAACGTGAACGATCGGCTGGGTCCTGCCATGGGTGATGTGCTGCTTTCCACCTTTTCCCAGCGCATCAGCCACCTGCTGTTTGGTGATGACGTGCTGGCCAGGGTGGGGGGCGATGAGTTCGTTCTGCTGTTGCACAATGGGGTGGAGAACGCCTTTTTTGAAAAGCTGCTGCAGGAAATTCGCAAACCGCTGCTGGTCAATGGTCAGTTCGTCAACCTGACGGCGAGTATCGGCGTGACGCTCTATCCCGATGACAATGCCGAAGGCGATGTGCTGCTGCGCCATGCCAACCAGGCCATGTATCGGGCCAAGCAACGTGGACGCAACACCTACCATTTTTTCGATCCAAGCCACGACCGTCAGCTGCAGGTGCGCTTCGAGCAGCGGCAACGCTTTCTGGAAGCGATACGCAATGATGAGCTGCGCCTTTTCTATCAGCCTCAGGTGGACATGGGAAGCGGCCGGGTGGTCGGGGTGGAGGCGTTGATCCGCTGGCAGCATCCTGAGGAAGGGCTGCTGTCACCGGCGCAGTTTCTGCCCACCATCGAGGCCACGCCATTGGAAGTGGATCTGGGCGAGTGGGTCCTGGAGCATGCCATGCGGCAACTGGAGAACTGGCAGGAGCGGGGCATCATGCTGCCCGTCAGCGTCAATATCAGCCCCGCGCACTTGCTGATCGAGGATTTCAGCGACCGTATCGCCCGCTTGCTCGAGCGCCATCCCAAGGTACTGCCGGCGATGCTCAAGCTGGAGGTGCTGGAAACCGCCGCCATGCACGATATCCAGGCGGCCCTGGCGACCATGGCGCGCTGTCAGCAATTGGGGGTGAATTTTGCCATCGACGATTTCGGCACGGGGTTTTCCTCGTTGACGCACCTGCGGCAACTCCCGGTCGACCTGATCAAGATCGATCAGAGTTTCGTGCGGGACATGCTGAGCGATCGGGATGACATGGCGATCGTGGAGAGCGTGATCTACATGGCCAATCGGTTCCAGCGCCCCATGCTGGCGGAAGGAGTGGAAACCCTCGACCATGCCAAGGCACTGATGGGGCTGGGGTGTCGGCTGGCCCAGGGTTACGGGATCGCGCGGCCCATGTCGGCTGATTTACTTCCCGAATGGTTGCAGCGTTGGCCGAAGCGCAGCGATTGGCGGGCGCTGGCCCGGGAAGAGGTCGACTCCCTGACTTGA
- a CDS encoding diguanylate cyclase yields the protein MTTESISQAGPGTPMPVALEEAYHALEARFEQFYIAVEQSPVATAITDAEGHITFVNQRFSSITGYSREELIGRTPAVIQSGMTPDAVYREMWATLRAGSVWAGEILNRRKNGELYWEFETITPVRGGAGQILNFVAVKEDITQRKQQENELRLLATAFETGQATVITNADMEIERVNQAFTDITGYRSEEVMGKTPRLFKSGRHDGAFYQRMWTALRETGHWQGEIWNRNKYGDVYPLWQSITAVPDGQGDIRNYVSVFHDIAERKRMELELKNQATRDHLTGAYNRRAFDKALSQSIDKALHTSEPFVLLLFDIDHFKQVNDTHGHDVGDEILKQLAECIRSCLRESDILSRWGGEEFTILLRGTNLSGGTAFAERIRERVARQKFVDCSITISIGVAEYRLGETQERLISRTDKALYLAKHQGRNSVVVCNQAESCEGA from the coding sequence ATGACAACTGAGTCGATTTCCCAAGCCGGGCCGGGGACACCCATGCCAGTCGCTCTCGAAGAGGCCTACCACGCCCTGGAAGCGCGTTTCGAGCAGTTCTATATCGCCGTCGAGCAGAGCCCGGTCGCCACCGCTATCACCGATGCCGAAGGGCATATCACCTTCGTCAATCAGCGCTTCAGCAGTATTACCGGTTACAGCCGCGAAGAGTTGATCGGCCGAACGCCGGCGGTCATCCAGTCGGGCATGACCCCGGATGCGGTGTATCGGGAGATGTGGGCCACCTTGCGCGCGGGGTCGGTGTGGGCGGGCGAAATCCTCAACCGGCGCAAGAACGGCGAACTCTACTGGGAGTTCGAAACCATCACGCCGGTTCGCGGCGGCGCCGGCCAGATCCTCAATTTCGTGGCGGTGAAGGAAGATATCACCCAGCGCAAGCAGCAGGAGAACGAATTGCGCCTGCTGGCTACGGCCTTCGAAACCGGCCAGGCCACGGTAATCACCAATGCCGACATGGAGATCGAGCGCGTCAATCAGGCGTTCACCGATATCACCGGCTATCGCAGCGAGGAGGTGATGGGCAAGACCCCGCGGCTGTTCAAGTCCGGTCGTCACGATGGAGCCTTCTATCAGCGCATGTGGACGGCCCTGCGCGAGACCGGGCACTGGCAGGGAGAGATCTGGAATCGAAACAAGTACGGCGACGTGTATCCGCTATGGCAGTCGATCACCGCAGTGCCGGATGGCCAGGGGGATATCCGCAACTACGTGTCGGTCTTCCACGATATCGCCGAACGCAAGCGCATGGAGCTCGAGTTGAAGAACCAGGCGACCCGCGACCATCTCACCGGGGCCTACAATCGGCGGGCATTCGACAAGGCGCTGAGCCAGAGCATCGACAAGGCTCTGCACACCAGCGAGCCTTTCGTGCTGTTGCTGTTCGATATCGACCACTTCAAACAGGTCAACGACACCCATGGGCACGATGTGGGTGACGAAATACTCAAGCAGCTGGCCGAATGCATCAGAAGTTGCTTGCGTGAAAGTGATATTCTTTCGCGCTGGGGAGGTGAGGAGTTCACCATCCTGCTGCGTGGAACCAACTTGAGCGGGGGCACGGCCTTTGCCGAGCGGATTCGCGAGCGGGTCGCCCGGCAGAAATTCGTCGATTGCTCCATCACGATCAGTATCGGCGTGGCGGAGTATCGTCTCGGCGAAACCCAGGAACGCTTGATCTCGCGTACCGATAAAGCCTTGTATCTGGCCAAGCATCAGGGGCGCAACAGCGTGGTGGTGTGTAACCAGGCGGAATCTTGCGAGGGAGCGTAG
- a CDS encoding putative metalloprotease CJM1_0395 family protein, giving the protein MQLSSVHFSLAVPPLPAIEPTASPRVSASGAPGQEATESQVTDNTDSKTSEDNRPTTGPTRPDGTPLTSEEVRMLDQLKQTDRAVRQHEMAHLVTGGAYTRGVSYEYETGPDGQRYAVAGEVPIDYGPIKGDPDATIEKMQTVIAAALAPADPSPKDLQVAAQARQYLLAAQLEAAALRSEMDQARMAGEDAPATTLQFA; this is encoded by the coding sequence ATGCAACTGTCGTCAGTCCATTTCTCCTTGGCGGTTCCGCCGTTACCGGCTATCGAGCCGACCGCCTCGCCCCGGGTCAGCGCGTCCGGCGCCCCAGGCCAGGAAGCCACGGAAAGCCAGGTCACGGACAACACGGACAGCAAGACGAGCGAAGACAACCGTCCCACCACAGGCCCCACACGGCCGGATGGTACGCCACTGACCAGTGAAGAAGTGCGCATGCTCGACCAGCTCAAGCAGACCGATCGCGCGGTTCGCCAGCATGAGATGGCTCACCTGGTAACGGGAGGCGCCTATACCCGTGGTGTCAGCTACGAGTATGAAACCGGCCCGGATGGCCAGCGGTACGCCGTGGCCGGCGAAGTCCCGATCGATTACGGCCCGATAAAGGGCGACCCGGATGCCACTATCGAAAAGATGCAGACCGTGATCGCCGCCGCCCTGGCTCCGGCGGACCCATCCCCCAAGGATCTTCAGGTCGCCGCCCAGGCGCGCCAGTACCTGCTGGCGGCGCAGCTGGAGGCCGCGGCTCTGCGCAGCGAGATGGATCAGGCACGAATGGCGGGCGAAGACGCACCCGCTACCACCCTGCAATTCGCTTGA